A window of Bombus huntii isolate Logan2020A chromosome 12, iyBomHunt1.1, whole genome shotgun sequence genomic DNA:
TCCGAACTTAAAAGATCCGGTAGAAATTGTTATCGCATCCAGTAATGCAGTTAACATTACGTAAGCGTATGTCTTATATCAAAACGGATTAACTGCCGAATGCGCGAGGATAACTCGGAATATTTAATTCCACTTTTTAGGTCAAATATTTCGACACAAAATGTTATACTCACGGCAAATGCAGCATTTGTCCTGAAAGCTGAGGAACCCGGAGGAACTAGTACAACTTCTTCGACTCCTGAATCTAcaacaaagaaaaattctgCCGTTATTTCTTCCTCAGTAACATGGTTAATAACAAGTATAAGCATCGCAGTAGtgttattgaatattttaacgtttcaaTGATCCCAATtttgtagaataaaaattttagttATGAACTTATATAAAGTGATTACAATTAGTAATTAAGCGTTCCTATATTAATAAGAGGTTTTGTCTAAAGTAACAGCAAATGTATGTTCAATTCACCCTGCTTTACATGAATTAGTATATAAGTATATCCTATAAATAGGAAGTCTATTTTTGTCAAGAGAGGCATTGTCCTCAGATGTTAACATTATGGTTATGAAGTGCtgctataatttatattaatgacAACACAAATACTCCCACTGTTCAAATACATTCATGAAGCAACGAATGTGTTGAATGACTCATAATAAGCTAAGCAATGGTCCCAAGTGAATGTCTCATTTAGAAGCCAGTTGTATCTGTACTAAAATCATGAGTAGAACCGTACTCTTGCTGGTATAATTATAGCAACGGCATGAGTTTAATATCATCATTGTTTACAATACGTAAATGTGTGTGAAGAAACGAGTGTGAAGTAAGGCAAAATacatataagaaatataagaaattgTCAAACAATTCGTTGCcttgtaaacagagaaaatatatcgtttattaaattcgTGACCACAAACAGTGCGTTTATAATTAGTTGGATATATTTAGATATATATATCTGTAACTCAGTTTATCAATATGTACCGGTTCCCTGTTAATCAGGGCGACAGGACTTCGAACGGACGCAAATATGTTGAATCAAGTCTAACGTATCTCCCGTAAGATAAGAACGAAAGGCAAACAATAATAGGGGCGACAAAAGAAATTTCACCATTCAATTGTTATCTCGTTGTGTCTATATTTATCGGGAACAGAATGTCGCAGAATCGTTGTTTTATAACATCGATCGTTAACGGTCAGCCTAAATCGTGCCCCACTTGTGTAAACATAAATATTCCTATCATATCGGGAAGCAAACGAACGTGCAGCGGAAAAAGTAATGATGCGAAAAATCCGTTAGTTGGTTTTTGGCATAGTGAAGAGTACCAAGCGGATCAGAAGGAATTTATAACAATGGAATCAGCAGATACTACTCACCTTCCCTGCGGTGCATCGACGTACGAGGCTATACAAATCGATGGATCTAACGAAAGATTACAAGACACAGGTTTGGCATCACTATTCacgaaatggaaaatattcaCGCAACTAATTGTAAAATGACAACGAACAATGTTCGTACGAAATCTGAAATTTAAATTGGACCAATCATAAGGCATGTGCTCGCGCATCCGTATGCTATATGCAACATGCATTTCGAGACCGGAAGTTTATAAATTAAGATATCGAATCTAGATTCGGTCGATAACTCGTgcgaatttgaaaaaatatgtaaaagatatttatCAGTGTTAAATTACAgttaaaatttatagaattacaaaaaatattattaaaaggCGTATAAAAAGACTATTTTTTAGGATCAGCAAGCGATAATTTTAGATACCACCGAATCGATCCAATGTGTATGAATATTCGTTTGTGTATGTTTTGGTTTTTATGGGCATTGTTGATAGTAATGattattttatctattttatttcactgCTGTTTTGAATGGAAACCATGCTACAATGCTACTATAAATATAACAGATACAGTAAGTATTTGAACAGAAATTATGAATTTTGTTCACCCTAGAATCGGTATCTCAAATTATGTAACCGCCTTAATCCCTCGTTGTTTCAGTAAATTTTCCAGACACCAACATAATACGAACGTGTTCAGGATCTCTAATCGGATGTTACTGAATAagtcaataaataaaaaatcgatGTGTCCATAAAGATAGTATATTTTTCGTGCTATCAGCAAGATATAAGATAATCGTTTAATTTCTTGCTTACGTTAACAAAGCTACTGTTAAGCAGAAGGATACAGATCAAAATACTTCTAAAAcctttaaatgttaaatatgagaaatgttaagaaaATCATGTATACAGTACTATTTATCATTcttatatatgaatatatagaaaactttatatattatttacatctgaaaatattttctaaatatttttcgattGTAATATTAAAGTACATTTGTTTGTCATACAAAAGGTGTAAATAATCAACGAAATATCTTTCGCGCTATTTCTCAACCCAAGTATTCTATTCGTCGTTGAAACGTCCGATCGAAAGGGGAGAATTAAATCAGTTCTGGATTGTGGCAGTAAAGAACCCTATGCAAActaacttttaattaaaattctttagtAACTTTAtctacaaaataatatttttttaatcataAGTTTTTTGAAGGGATGTCTTAATTTctaatcaaatttttctttttaattttcttataatttaCTAACATTTTTTAGTACGATGCATAAACATAAATCTCCACCGAAATATTACAATCTAAATAAGGGATATTTATTTAGTACATTAGAAAATTCTGGATATTCTTTAAtttgtaaaacatattataaatCTCAAATATTGTTCTAAAATACTTAGTAAAGTCACGGTAATTTTGAGGGACGAAGGTCGTCCCTGATTTTACTTTATACCCTATGCTTGTGGTAGTATAAGTAAATACTAGCAGGGACAAAAGGAGAGTAAGAACCAACTAGATTTCTCTATGGGGTAGAAGGCGTCTGTCCAGCCGTTCTTGAACCTTACGGAGTCGAAAATCCATCGAAAATTCATTAAGTAGAGAAAAATTTTCACACATCCCCGCCATATAAGATCGTTTAACGTCCTTGGTATTGTGCGATAGTAATAATGGAGAGTGGGAGGTTGAATTCAGATAATATCGAAGCTAACGGGAACGCGAAAGAAACGGCAGTTGTCGCCACATACAAGGCGTTGTCGGACGAGGACGGAAGTGTACaagataaaattgaaaatatggGAAAAGCAAGTAATGAAAACGATACCGACGATGGGGTCCACGAAAAGATGCTTAAAGATGAGAGTAAAATCTCTCCTATGAAAGATACAACCGAGGTATGTTAACGAGCACATTTTTGGAAGTCACGCCTAATTTTTATACGATCAATAAAAGATACCTCTATTCGTACTTAAAGATATCCATCTCCTTTTTATCactattattgttttattattctattttattcaaatataattaatagcTAATTACTATTTTTATCTTGATTGAAAGTTTTTTTTGCTCAATAATAAAAGTCAATTGATCTgctttcgaataattttcaaattttattatcacatgtttttatgtattctatatttttccgACATTGTATTACATTTGTTATTCGAAAGTAAGAATCTTTTACTATTGCATCATACCATCATGAAGAGGAAAGATAGATCATGGAATTATCTGTGGAAATAATTGTGATTCATTAACATTCAAGAGAAATACATGCATTAAATGTCTGTTGAATTTATATGTAACATACGATTATTTTGAGTaggtaaaatttatttctgaaAATGGAGATACCAAGATCGATATTGAGACAGTCAAACAAACTCTTTCTGGAATGGGAAAAGAGGAACTCATGGAATTTGCTAATTCCCCATTCTGGATTAAATTAAGATGgtttttattcatttctttCTGGGTACTTTGGTTTGCCATGTTAGCTGGTGCTGTAACTATTGTGATAATGGCACCAAAATGTGCAGCACCAGAACCCAAAAATTGGTGGGAAAGGAGTGCTATTGTACAATTAGATCCTGTTGAAACAAGCACTCATGATTTGAAAGGCATAGAATCTTTGTTAGATATTTTGAAAACACAATATATAGATGCAATTTCTCTAGCTTCCACGGTTAAAGAAAGTTCAACAGGTACATATACAACAGCTCTTACAGGTAGTTTTTTACTCTAGTATGACAAcagatattaatatattgcATTTTAAATCATAGGGGGAACAGAAGACTTCAAAAACATTAAACCAGAATTAGGAACTACAAGTGATTTGGAGGCTCTTGTCAAAGCTGCCAAAAGTCAAGAACAATATATCATTTTAGAATTAGATCCAAGTCATACATCAACTGAACATCCATGGTTCAAACGCTCTATAGAGAGAGAAGAACCATTCTCATCTTACTACGTTTGGGCAGATGCAAAAATAACTACCGATGGTAAACGTACTCCACCTAATAATTGGGTTAGTTATATCTATTTTCAAGTTAAAATTGCCCTGTATCTTTGTAGTATTTCTATAATACGAATTATTTTAGCTAAGTGTACATGGAGGATCAGCATGGGAATGGAACGAACAAAGAGAACAATATTACCTTCATCATTTCAAAACAACACAACCtgaattaaattacaataatcCAGTAGTAGTTACAGAATTTTCAGTAAGTTATTTTGTCATTGCTTCTCTTATATgctgattaaaaaataaatgtaaaaaataaattcgatAATACTTAACTTTTAATGCTTAGGATATTTTGAGTCATTGGTTAAAATTAGGGATCAGTGGATTCCGTTTAGCTAATACTCAATATTTAACTGTGGATCCAGATCTTCATGATGAATTTAGGAGCACTATACCTACTGAAGCAGATAACTATGATTCATTAGTACATGCTTATACAAGAGATCGGCCAGAAAATGGTGTTGTTCTGGCAAAATGGCATGAAAGAGTTCATAATGAAACACGCAAAAAAGGGTTAATTATCTTTAATAATTATAGTAGTAGCATGCATATTCAGTCTTCCTTTCGAGCAAAGTTCCATAACAAAATGTTTGTCCAGGTTCTTTGCCCTCCAAGATGATATTGGAACTGACATTCTACAAGTTTATAATGAGAATAAGAGGCTGATTGATCTTCCACAAAATTCACAATTTCTTACAACTGCAGATAGCAATATAGATGCTGCGACTTTACAGCGTGGCTTTTCCCACTGGCTTAATTTTACTTCCTGGCCTGCTTGGGATGTAAGTCTCTACAagatgtatattttaaaatatatattatattatcatattacaTTCTAGATTAACGGTAGAAACCTCAGTTTGAGAGAGAGAATGCCTGCAGATATAGCAGACAGTTTAGCACTTATGACATTACTTTTACCTGGAACACCTGTattaaaattgaacgataCTTTGTCTGCAAAAGACGCCTTTGCGACTTTATGTAAAACGCGACATAGCTTAACGTTTCTTCATGGAGAGACAATGCTTAAGACTGTCAATGGAAGCGTATTTGTTTATACAAGGTAATGtaatagtatttttacttatttcaGTATTGTATGTTTATCCATTTACACATTAAGTATAACCTTAAAACAAAGGAGGATAGTATCAGAAAATTAATGGATGGTATAAAATCTTTGAAGAATAAAACAGTAATTGCAGTATTAATCTATATCAAAGAAAGTTCAATCAACTTAATTCACAATTGCTATAAATCATTTCAATTATCCTTTGATGCTACACTTAAACTCCAAATAACTCATACACCTCACACTATTGACACAAATTGTACTGTATAATTTACTAACCAAAGATCAATTTGCCCTGTTCCACGCTTCCTTCTATGCAACGCAGGAACTGGTGAGTCATCTTACTAACATATTGCATGAGGCTTatgttttgtaaaattaattgtaaataatagCAATTTTGACTAATCACCAGTTAATAActgataatataaaatatcaatttaattatcattgtcaaaaattgaatcaatttttctttcttgttcttcattaaaagaatattaaaactgAATAAATGTCTAGGTTAAAGAGTGGCAATCCAGGATACTTAGTAGCGTATCAATCAGCAGAAGAACCTACAGTAGTGGATTTTTCTACAATACCACAGATTTCTGACGAAGTTAATATGGTCGCACACAGTCCTAATTACGTGCAAGACAGCGACACAATAAAGTAATGTTATTTCACTATCATcaattacttaatttatttttatgtgtTTTTCGTAGAATATcaacaatttcttttataatattgtgATAAACAATCGTTTTTTATGaagtttatttttttacagaaCAAAACTGCCTTCTAACAAAGTTCCCATATCGGGCAAGAGTACAGTTGTTTTGACATTTGTTCCGCAAAATTAGATACGAGAGAAAAACGTCTACAAGTGATCTATAAGAATCCCTTGCTTATGATCTTTATGTAATGGCATTTATTATAAGTAATTATGTACTGCttttgtgaaaaatataattaaatgtgATCCATTGAAAACATAGTATTCTACAATCAATTAGTTATTGTTTATAAAGGGACAACTTATTATAGTTATGTTAATAATAGGTTttataattgtatttattcTAAATGAAGTTTATGCGGATCTGTGAATCTTAcagtaataatataaaacaatgcAGGTAAAGGAACTAAAGCAATCAATGCTGGATGAATGCCGAGATCTCGGAAAGTTGCAGCAGCTACTAAACCATATCCATATAACATCCAATGACTTgcaataattattacattttttatatctgATACACAGCTCAACAACAATGCTTTCATTGACTGAAAGAAAGGTAGAGTTTCatgaaacatttataaaacacatttagtatttaaatatacgtaaatatGAACAATATACAGAGACCATTACCTgatttaatttaaatgaaaaatgtgcTGCATTAAATAGTATAGACAGTGTTATAGTTATATATGGGAATGAATAATCTGTAAAAATAAGAGTTAATAAAATATGGGAAAGGTATTACCCTTAAACTATGGGGAAGGTAATGTAAATTGCTTGACTTACATATTATACCACCGCCAACTGCATGTAATAAAGCTAAAATTGGATAGAAATAAAGAGCAgcataaattgtaaattttcctttctttggTAAAAATTTCTTGGCTATAATTGGCcttattattaacattataGCTGTCCCTAAAGCATAAAAAATGAACACCATTGTGTACCTAAGGATtgaacaattaattaatttttcagacAAAAAgctaaattaaataattaaatagaataattatgtaattaCTAACAACGGATAAACAGCTTCTTGTGTACAGTGCAGAGTTTCTTCATAATTTGGGCTAGGATTGTGAAACAATGTGTACCAGTCTGAGAGTTTTGTAATTCTACATGATCTAATTGCAAAACTACCTATAGGATCGGTTACTTGTAAAGTAATCACAGATGCAGAAACAACTTCTACTAGAGCAGACAAATGTAACGCAAACACTTTTTTTGGTATAGTACGTCTCATAGATATTATATCAATGCAAACccaatgtaataataataccAATAATGCCACAAATCCTAAATAGAACCAATCATAGAGCATTGGTTCGTCTTCGCAAGAAACACATATCGAAGTGGCGTTTGCCCTGAACCCTCGAGGGCATGCACCACAGTCACTCCAGTTGCCATCAGGCAGTAATTCCCTTCCACAATATAATCCAGGACATCGAGTAAAGGAATTTAAAGCATTTGCCTTTGGTATCGAGCACATGAAGAAATAGATATGAAagcaatatttataaatatttataatatttatcacctttttcaaatttcaaaatatacatCAACAAATACGCTTTATGAACATTTTAAGGTTAGATTTCAAGAACTCGAACTACAATCCATGCGGTATAATAACATAATTTTGTAGTTATGTTATTGATTTCGAAGTATGTTATTCTGAATAACAAATACGCTGTTTATGGAAGCACTTCgtttttataacgtaatggcgTTTCTTAATAATAAAGTTTGTAAACTATCGTTAGGTATGGAACGTTATTTGACGGTAGATCGGTAATAtcatgtgtatatatacatatatctaatacaatatatatcaAGGAATATGTTACAAAGagtataaaaatgattttatgTCAATACAGAAAAATGATTTCAGAAAATGAAAGCATGCATTCTAAAAGCTAtaaaagttatatatatatatattgtacaatgttaatatatataatatatataatatatataatatatatatatatattaacattgtacaatatacaatgcatcatattagaaaattttaagaACAAATTCATAAACTTTTATCAGTTTTTatcttctatattattttccCTATATAAAAGTACCAACTATGTAATGTAGATGTATTATAGCTTTAACAGGTTTTATTAAGGCAAGTTCATAGAAACGAAAGCAATTGAGTAAAAGATATGTTACATTAACGATAAACAGCAGTAaaaaaacattaaataaaaatacgtatAATGTTTAATCGAAAGTTTAAAACAATGTTAATGATACGACTGTTTAAATACAAATTGGAATGTTTCTAGCGGAAAAGCAATGGCGCAATGGGAAAACGGTAAAGATTCGTAAAGTGGCGCGATCTAGGGCGATCGTGGATGTTCGTGTTTGATCGGGAATCTCCGGCCGATGATTGTCGAGTGCACATTACTATTTTCAGGCACACAAGGCACCTCTTGACGGGTTTTCAATAAGTGAAGAGGGCGACGGTGGAAGgatccttttttctttttaatttaaattttacgtGCGGTAGATGCCGAAATTGTAGTATCTTGTGTACGCGTGATAAAAGGTACAATGTTGGAAGAGGTCTCGGCAGGACTTAGCGCCTGACGGTCTGTCGGTCGTTCCGGCAAAAATGAAAGAAGCTCGTCGGTCCGAGCAGCTGATGGCGGCCGAGTGCTGTTCGAGCCTCAGTGTCCCTCATCGAAGCGTTTAAGTGAGTGTGTGCGTTTAGCTGCGCGAGCGGAGTGCGGCTACCGCGTGCGGAAGGAAGATAATTCTGTGGAATAGATTTCACGCGGCGAAACACCGTTTCTAAAGGAGTTACAAGCTATTTCGTAACGGTGCTTGTTTCACGACTTGGTATCCGACACGCAGGCACGGTACGGTAAGCCTGCCAGCCGTTCCACAGTCTCCCGGTGGCGTGAATCAAATATTTGTTCGAACGGAGAAAAATCGAACAAGTGAGCCACAGACCAAACGGCCGGTCGTGGTTTCAGGTAACGCATAATCCACATACGATCAAGAAAAAGACACGGTGCCGCTTGTGTGTTGCACAGTGTAGGTGGGAGATTCGACGTACGACGGGGCGTGCGTTCGCGTGTGACAACGCCTAACAAGCGATCGCGCCCCTTTTCTCGACCGATACAAGAACCACCTCTGGCAATTGTTCaacgaatttttatcgaaCTGTGAACTTGATGGATCTCGTCGTTTGACAAACATCCTCCGATTAAAACACGTTCAGTTCTGTTACGCGGAAAAACTCGTGCTATGCGCGCATTACTATCAATTTTCACCCCTCTCTGCTTCAGGAACCTCTGAACCAGTAGGTTACCGTGTTCAAGTACACCACGTGCGCTTCGTAATCGTGTAGTGTTGCTTTCTCCTTGTGTGTGTAGTGAGTTCATCTTCTTCGACACGGAATGCGACCTCCTCAGGGTGGATGCAATCTTCTTTAGTCGCGTCCAACGCCGAAAAAGTGCAGCCGAGGCACGAAAGTGCCTCCAGCATTTCACTTCCCTCCAGCTCTCATAGTGCCTCTGCTAATCCCAACATGTCGTCAGCGACTTTTGTGGACCGGATAGATCCCTTTGCCAAGAGATCTCTTAAGAAGAAATCCAAAAAATCACAGGGTTCATCTCGTTACCGTAACTCCCAAGATGTTGAGCTACAGCAATTACCGCAGCTCAAAGGTTAGTTCAGATATTCTATACTTTATTTACTCCCTTGGACTTTCCTTGCATTCACATTCTTGTCATAATATTACAAAGATACTACTGAGACACGTGAATATAAGAACTATTAGAAACACTCACAATCTTTTTCATCATGATTTATTTGAGTAATATCTCTAgggtataatgtaatattgtGAATTTACATCTAAAGTTTTCTGAATACTCACCTAAATTTAAAGATATAAAGCTAGTTCAGACGAAGCAAAAAAATGATCATATTCTTATATGTTCCTGTAACCACTTAAAGTACATGgaattactattaaattaattgctttATTTGAACATCGTTGATGTTGTAGTTAGTATGAgctataatattataacatcTATACAGAGATAGATTATTCAGTGGTTCCATTATACAGAgatattacataataatacGAATATGTTGTGTCTGACTTAATATAAGCTTTCCTATGCTACGACTAAGCGAATCTATCTTCAATGATTTTAAGATGTgagaatgtaaaatatatactgTCCttgattatattattttataatttttggAAGTAATATGTGCTGTATATAGTACATttaacataattatatttatagtgTGATTATTATAATGATACATCTACTTATTAAGTACGGGGGTCAAACATTTTTGAAGTTATACAATtggaaatatatttgtaattttattgaGCAATCATAATATACAGATGAAATGGAATTATACCCTGGTGTGGTAAACAAAGTTACCAGGTGATGCATTAATGATTTCAACATATACATTTCTGAGatacatttcattttaatcttttttttaattcttttttatataattctcaCATCCTTCACTAATTGTAtgatcaaataattaaatgagTGTATCAAATGAATTCTTCATAGttgatacaaattttgtaGAAATACATCGAACATAAGACaatacaatattaatatttaatatttaatgtcAGATAAAGCATTAAGTAATGCGCAGTTTACATTGCTTTCGCATATTATACATTAGATTGCTCGATATAAAGATAACGTAAAATTACCGAAGCTAACCTcaaaatatttagagataAGCACGTTTGTACCGAAAATATCTTATTTCTCATTCTTTACATATTTAGCATGGCTGCTATACAAACTGacagaaatttctatttatcgaCTATTGAAAAAGAAGGTAGTATTTAATTCCATGAATACGTGTCTGGCGTACTTCGTATTGACGTATGTTCAGAAAATCGATGAGGAGCGGCAAAGCAGAGGTCAGTTCACGTTACTCGACCGATTTTcctgtaatataaatttcgtGTATAACTGCCGATGACCATAACGCAAAagatagataaattttttattttatagtgGCGATTTTCCgaaaaatttaattgcaaATATTGCTCATTATTGAGTTTAAAAAGCAGTCACATAATTCTATAtgaattaaaaactaaaatttaaatgtatgtacatatgtatgtatttttacaTACACTGTTTTTATGAATCTCTGTCACATTATGTACGTGTTACTGTACGTCATATATTGTTATTGCTTGCTCTGATGTTTTATCTTGTTGATTGGTAAGTCGTTAAACAAATGTTAACGAAATCAGATTATTCTTAAATTCAGAACCCACTCTTGTTGATCAGGCCGTTCCCCTCTGTTGTTCGTTCTTCGAATTGCTCTTACATAACCTGTACAATCTTTTGCAGTTAGAAGTTGTACGTGAAAtgaattcttaatttttaaaaaggtCGCTGCACGTTTATGTGGTGATCTCATAGGGGTATGTGTATGCATTGAAATTAAGAGGTGTATACAACGTGTGCGTGTTTTAATGTAAATCAGTTATTTGGTAATTGTTATCATCTTGAGCATGTTTGTAACGCGAGAACACTTATTTTATCGattcttatttttacaagaaataGCTATATTACATGATGTAATAATGAAATCGTATTATCCAGaaataatgtttttttttaactaCAAGACACAAATGAACAAAGCATAATAAAGGCAAACATTGACGACTTTCCGATGTCAACACATTTTCGATTCAACGAATTCATACTATTTTCGTAAGAAGGTGCTTGAAAACAGTACGTAGTGACCCATAAACTCATAGCACGTTCCAACGACGAGCGGTTATGCGAAATACAGGCATCCACCTTGCAGTAGGCAGTGTCGTTCACCTCTGCCAATAAAACGGCAGTAGTCCTTAtagtctctctttctctgttgCTCGTTCACTAGCTTACTGTCTTCTTTgcttctctccttctctttaCACTTGTTCCTGTCTCTTTACTTCTACGCTCGGTTTCTCTCATCGTCTCTTTCTCGCGTACCGCGTACATAACCTATATGCACGTGTTTTTCACTCGAGTATCGTGTGTATACGTGCGTTTACGTATCGACACACGCGGTGCCACATGTTACACGGAAGAGTAATTTTCGGTTAAACAAGAATCGAgatatatgtaatatagtTGCGATGAATCGACGTGAACCTAACCAATATCCATTCATTCAATAACTGCATCAATAACTTTGATACATCTTGTAAACAAACTAATGATGTTTATTAATTCAAAGATATACGTGTCACCGTAGGCACGGTCTAGTAGTACGTGGTGAATCGTAATACCTTGGCACTAGGATCGTAGCCATGGTAAGCCCGGTTTCATGCGGGATTTATGTGCTGCATAGAGTATAGTCTGTGGCGTAAGACCAAAGCGGGCAAATGTGTTTGGGACCGGTTACATACTCGGGGGGAACTCCTGCCGGCGATTGCAGTGCTTGAGAGGATTTTCAGCTGCAGCATCCTGCGGGGTGTCGCCGAGTGCTTACCCGTAGATGCTCCTCAATGATGAAAAGTACGATGGGCGGCTACCATGActgattatttttcattcgtagGTAGATGTAGTCTTCCGAAAATAGTACACAGTTCATATACAATGCTTACGGTTCGCAACGCTACGATAGTTGTTTTCTTCGCTGGCGGTGAAGATTCGCGTTTAGATAATAAT
This region includes:
- the LOC126872040 gene encoding neutral and basic amino acid transport protein rBAT, which gives rise to MESGRLNSDNIEANGNAKETAVVATYKALSDEDGSVQDKIENMGKASNENDTDDGVHEKMLKDESKISPMKDTTEVKFISENGDTKIDIETVKQTLSGMGKEELMEFANSPFWIKLRWFLFISFWVLWFAMLAGAVTIVIMAPKCAAPEPKNWWERSAIVQLDPVETSTHDLKGIESLLDILKTQYIDAISLASTVKESSTGGTEDFKNIKPELGTTSDLEALVKAAKSQEQYIILELDPSHTSTEHPWFKRSIEREEPFSSYYVWADAKITTDGKRTPPNNWLSVHGGSAWEWNEQREQYYLHHFKTTQPELNYNNPVVVTEFSDILSHWLKLGISGFRLANTQYLTVDPDLHDEFRSTIPTEADNYDSLVHAYTRDRPENGVVLAKWHERVHNETRKKGFFALQDDIGTDILQVYNENKRLIDLPQNSQFLTTADSNIDAATLQRGFSHWLNFTSWPAWDINGRNLSLRERMPADIADSLALMTLLLPGTPVLKLNDTLSAKDAFATLCKTRHSLTFLHGETMLKTVNGSVFVYTRLKSGNPGYLVAYQSAEEPTVVDFSTIPQISDEVNMVAHSPNYVQDSDTIKTKLPSNKVPISGKSTVVLTFVPQN
- the LOC126872058 gene encoding JNK1/MAPK8-associated membrane protein; this translates as MCSIPKANALNSFTRCPGLYCGRELLPDGNWSDCGACPRGFRANATSICVSCEDEPMLYDWFYLGFVALLVLLLHWVCIDIISMRRTIPKKVFALHLSALVEVVSASVITLQVTDPIGSFAIRSCRITKLSDWYTLFHNPSPNYEETLHCTQEAVYPLYTMVFIFYALGTAIMLIIRPIIAKKFLPKKGKFTIYAALYFYPILALLHAVGGGIIYYSFPYITITLSILFNAAHFSFKLNQSMKALLLSCVSDIKNVIIIASHWMLYGYGLVAAATFRDLGIHPALIALVPLPALFYIITVRFTDPHKLHLE
- the LOC126872072 gene encoding uncharacterized protein LOC126872072; amino-acid sequence: MSQNRCFITSIVNGQPKSCPTCVNINIPIISGSKRTCSGKSNDAKNPLVGFWHSEEYQADQKEFITMESADTTHLPCGASTYEAIQIDGSNERLQDTGSASDNFRYHRIDPMCMNIRLCMFWFLWALLIVMIILSILFHCCFEWKPCYNATINITDT